A single Drosophila ananassae strain 14024-0371.13 chromosome 3L, ASM1763931v2, whole genome shotgun sequence DNA region contains:
- the LOC6495788 gene encoding uncharacterized protein LOC6495788, which translates to MDIESDSDTSERWEDFFGSTTELAPSLLGIYDTLTSSLSAGGTASSAAAGAAHESKASSSGSSTPKRSNSNSSTCSGSSVATSDDQSYNLAGGGQLPPVVAGLRDEPDGAQLSRLVVQRSQSTRQEQQQYLHGSSSSLASGGSRRGSNIRILSPNVHRIITHSDVQPVEAVSKEAFQQQLPPKSPTQGRYIKTNSPSGTTPATPKLKLSHIPLSKITNKLSTQSGSELVATFDSSNEYLHSLNFQAAEKLKAQDEDRTPTNKSVPGTPFHFDGHPFAAQRKLTLPRYDSQQSIKLIEMEQLAATSVQLQQALPATPGTPGTPGTARTPATPRTPATPATPVTPATPVKPKEFVCSEPLSPVETVDAINFDLVAQHIGRLTLADLEAMDEPSAELIEAINKPLISKPLVRSSSAASASTILSSPLLTYARTKSLGAKASTLGGGVPIKLPTAEQLAELEEANKLSAESLDRLTDIKPKFAARLSELARLNSRPLSSSSICSTSSSSSSGSDQLLNGKLTATSYLASVESLAESENDLGDSHHAHHPPAMSVLERACLEIVDSERSFVEDLGQVIKGYLLDWKERACLRVDELQILFANIEEIYEFNSVLLQRLVNSGMDPGRIARCFIDLCEGFDVYTTYCTSYPEAISLLTKLLQATHTYSLLASTQKHLQHRLPLGSYLLKPVQRILKYHLLLDSLRKHCDVKEVAEAYAIMRQVAHNIDQVKRKQEQQSRVKELSGILDGWLGPELTVLGELRQEGLLMEQHNKPRLVLLFATMLIITKQKEDGRLQFKTYISQNNLMLSEHLPGEPTSFYVIPFDEPRHQIKLTARNRDQKRVWTQHIKGVMLEKLDIPLRAKELVFQLGNEEDRTPDRSTWKWSLHSGSNSTPTYLERRNACRRSEIRQRNSKFKRKTVTNSSSFDSFNESLETAEEDSPQAKPTKPLARNNSLDDTALQKLAAAMRYRKRDPGIKEESKSPVKSPCKCDSGAKTDQDGCACILRDQRSRSAKSHSPVFSYKALKERSKSVPRIGGFSLDEEEQDEDSAASLRGSKPDLSERKTKGKGFFEVKQYNHKTMPKRIATIKKQRSSTNTKSLSKFYMDLSEFDSSSSTVLKITESTEELRPEEEVELAQEASTLDDVPRTEFGEQDPETELLSPAEKSKRDAQIVLDLLKNNKEFERIYNKTQKRRESPVSPVQDLSRPPAFVPPPRPPSRSPPPLESDDQANRRVEDSVDSVQDEPIYETLLRNVHVPYKFSPVLGRAKSSQLLKKRSKTTPTAPRPESDYVTLVYSPEGVLQRVGEDAVQRDSCSSSGTSTSSTGSGSTLKRDSQSTVINMSLEGSGKSLVTGSESSLLPRALKSLDMSFGRSNRPPERRVSDVSEMCRQSVLHRQGSEALGERMAHVDYADPKALFGVLGVLSAHSERDSFFSLTSSSSDSMCEHQRKQKSNGEKSSSSSTGGTFEYEQQVEDSLENDFRDSAIYSDDNDKRSGEYDLHLRRPSSPPPPPPLGPRPAPEIAPKPPKDFVSQQSRPGVIVCQSASRSWVLQQIENFNK; encoded by the exons GCAGCACCACAGAGCTAGCCCCTTCGCTCCTGGGCATCTACGACACTTTGACGAGCAGCCTCTCAGCGGGGGGAACAGCctcttcagcagcagcaggagcagcacaCGAATCGAAGGCTTCCAGCAGCGGTAGCTCCACGCCAAAgaggagcaacagcaacagctccACGTGCAGCGGCTCCAGTGTCGCCACCAGCGATGACCAGAGCTACAATCTTGCCGGAGGTGGACAACTGCCACCGGTGGTAGCTGGCCTGCGGGACGAACCGGATGGGGCGCAACTGAGTCGCCTGGTGGTGCAACGCAGTCAGTCCACGcgccaggagcagcagcaatatctccacggcagcagcagcagcctcgCATCGGGTGGCAGCCGGCGTGGCAGCAACATCCGCATCCTATCGCCCAATGTCCATCGCATAATCACCCACTCGGACGTGCAGCCTGTGGAGGCGGTTTCCAAAGAGGCATTCCAGCAGCAGCTTCCTCCCAAGAGTCCCACCCAAGGACGGTATATAAAAACCAACTCCCCATCTGGGACAACTCCGGCGACCCCCAAGCTGAAGCTCTCCCACATACCGCTGTCGAAGATCACCAACAAGCTGTCCACTCAGTCGGGCAGCGAGCTGGTGGCCACCTTCGACTCCAGCAACGAGTATCTGCATTCCCTGAACTTTCAGGCCGCGGAGAAGCTGAAAGCCCAGGACGAGGATCGCACGCCGACAAACAAGTCCGTTCCGGGAACACCCTTCCACTTCGATGGGCATCCGTTCGCGGCACAGAGGAAGTTGACTTTGCCCAGGTACGATTCCCAGCAAAGCATCAAGCTGATCGAAATGGAGCAGCTGGCGGCCACCAGTGTGCAGTTGCAGCAGGCTCTGCCAGCCACTCCGGGAACTCCAGGAACGCCTGGAACGGCCAGAACTCCAGCTACTCCAAGAACTCCTGCCACTCCAGCTACTCCCGTCACTCCTGCCACTCCGGTCAAGCCCAAAGAGTTCGTTTGCAGTGAGCCCCTGAGTCCCGTGGAGACGGTGGACGCCATTAACTTTGACCTGGTGGCCCAGCACATCGGGAGGTTAACTCTGGCCGACCTGGAAGCTATGGATGAGCCCAGTGCCGAGCTGATCGAGGCCATCAACAAGCCGCTGATCAGCAAGCCCCTTGTCAGGAGCTCCTCCGCCGCCAGTGCCTCCACCATACTCAGCTCTCCACTGCTGACCTATGCCCGCACCAAGAGTCTGGGTGCCAAGGCCAGCACCTTGGGCGGCGGAGTGCCCATAAAGCTGCCAACTGCCGAGCAACTGGCCGAGCTGGAGGAGGCCAACAAGCTATCGGCGGAAAGCCTGGACCGGCTCACGGACATCAAGCCGAAGTTCGCCGCCCGCTTGAGTGAACTGGCTCGACTCAACAGCAGACCcttgtcctcctcctccatttGCTCCACTTCCTCAAGCTCGAGTTCCGGATCAGACCAGTTGCTGAACGGCAAACTGACAGCCACCTCGTATCTGGCCAGTGTGGAGAGCCTGGCGGAGAGTGAGAATGATCTCGGAGACTCCCACCATGCGCATCATCCGCCGGCGATGAGTGTCCTGGAGCGAGCCTGCCTGGAAATAGTCGACTCGGAGCGCAGTTTTGTGGAGGATCTGGGTCAGGTCATCAAGGG CTACCTGCTGGACTGGAAGGAACGGGCCTGCTTGCGCGTCGACGAATTGCAAATACTCTTCGCCAACATTGAAGAGATTTACGAATTCAACTCCGTCCTGCTGCAGCGTCTGGTCAACTCTGGAATGGATCCGGGCAGGATCGCCAGGTGCTTCATAGACCTGTGCGAGGGATTTGATGTGTATACAACCTATTG CACAAGCTACCCGGAAGCCATCTCGCTGCTGACCAAGCTGCTTCAGGCCACGCACACCTACTCCCTGCTGGCCTCCACCCAGAAGCACCTCCAGCACCGGCTGCCCCTCGGCTCCTATCTGCTCAAGCCGGTGCAGCGCATCCTCAAGTACCATCTGTTGCTCGAC AGCCTCCGCAAGCACTGCGACGTCAAGGAGGTGGCCGAGGCCTATGCCATAATGCGCCAGGTGGCGCACAACATCGACCAGGTGAAGCgcaagcaggagcagcagaGTCGCGTCAAGGAGCTGTCCGGCATTCTCGACGGCTGGCTGGGACCAG AGCTCACTGTTCTGGGTGAACTCCGCCAGGAGGGCCTCCTCATGGAGCAGCACAACAAGCCGCGCCTGGTGCTTCTGTTCGCCACCATGCTGATCATCACCAAGCAGAAGGAGGACGGACGCCTGCAGTTCAAGACTTATATTTCG CAAAACAATCTGATGCTGAGCGAACACTTGCCCGGGGAGCCGACTAGCTTCTACGTCATCCCATTCGATGAGCCGCGACACCAAATCAAGCTGACGGCCAGGAATCGTGACCAGAAGCGCGTCTGGACGCAGCACATCAAAGGTGTCATGCTGGAGAAGCTAGACATTCCACTTCGCGCCAAGGAGCTGGTCTTTCAGCTGGGCAACGAGGAAG ATCGCACGCCTGATCGCAGCACCTGGAAGTGGAGTCTCCACTCGGGCAGCAACTCCACGCCAACGTACTTGGAACGCCGAAATGCCTGTCGGCGGAGTGAGATCCGCCAGCGCAACTCCAAGTTCAAGCGGAAGACGGTGACCAATTCCAGCTCATTTGACAGCTTCAACGAGTCCCTGGAAACGGCGGAGGAGGACTCCCCGCAGGCCAAGCCCACAAAACCACTGGCCAGGAACAATAGTTTGGATGACACGGCGCTGCAGAAGCTGGCGGCTGCCATGAGATATCGGAAGCGAGATCCTGGCATCAAGGAGGAGTCCAAGTCACCGGTGAAGAGTCCATGCAAGTGCGATTCTGGGGCCAAGACGGATCAGGACGGCTGTGCCTGTATCCTGCGGGACCAGCGCAGTCGCAGTGCCAAGTCGCACTCGCCGGTCTTCAGCTACAAGGCGCTCAAGGAGCGCAGCAAGTCAGTGCCCCGCATCGGAGGCTTCAGTCTGgacgaggaggagcaggacgaGGACAGTGCCGCCTCCTTGCGCGGCAGCAAGCCCGATCTCAGCGAGCGCAAGACCAAGGGCAAGGGCTTCTTCGAGGTGAAGCAGTACAACCACAAGACGATGCCCAAGAGGATAGCCACCATCAAGAAGCAGCGGAGCAGCACCAACACCAAGAGCCTCTCCAAGTTCTACATGGATCTCAGTGAGTTcgacagcagcagctccaCGGTGCTCAAGATAACCGAGTCCACGGAGGAACTCCGCCCAGAAGAGGAAGTGGAACTGGCCCAGGAGGCCTCTACCCTGGATGATGTGCCCAGGACTGAGTTTGGTGAACAGGATCCGGAGACGGAGCTGCTTTCGCCTGCCGAGAAGTCGAAAAGGGATGCCCAAATAGTCCTGGACTTGCTTAAGAATAACAAGGAGTTCGAAAGGATATACAATAAGACGCAAAAGAGGCGCGAAAGTCCTGTGAGTCCTGTGCAGGACCTGAGTCGGCCGCCAGCATTTGTTCCCCCTCCGAGACCGCCTTCAAGATCTCCACCGCCCCTGGAATCGGATGACCAGGCCAACCGAAGAGTCGAGGACTCCGTGGACTCTGTGCAGGATGAACCCATCTATGAGACTCTGCTGCGTAATGTCCATGTCCCTTACAAGTTCTCGCCAGTCCTTGGACGTGCCAAGTCCTCCCAGTTGCTGAAGAAACGATCGAAGACCACGCCCACTGCCCCCAGGCCGGAGTCGGACTACGTAACCTTGGTGTACTCTCCGGAGGGAGTTCTCCAGCGTGTAGGCGAGGACGCAGTGCAGCGGGATAGTTGCAGCTCCTCCGGCACATCCACTTCCTCCACTGGATCTGGTTCGACTCTGAAACGAGACAGCCAGAGCACTGTGATCAACATGTCCCTGGAGGGATCGGGAAAGAGTCTAGTTACCGGGTCGGAGAGCTCTCTGCTGCCGCGAGCTCTGAAGTCCTTGGACATGTCCTTTGGTCGATCCAACCGTCCACCGGAGCGCAGAGTTTCCGATGTGAGCGAAATGTGCCGGCAGAGCGTTTTGCATCGCCAGGGAAGCGAGGCTTTGGGCGAGCGGATGGCCCACGTGGATTATGCTGATCCCAAGGCCCTATTTGGTGTCCTGGGGGTCCTGTCAGCTCATTCCGAGCGGGACTCATTCTTCTCGCTGACTTCTTCTTCCAGCGACAGCATGTGCGAGCACCAAAGGAAGCAGAAGTCCAACGGGGAGAAatcatcctcctcctccacggGAGGAACTTTTGAGTATGAGCAGCAGGTGGAGGACAGTCTGGAGAACGATTTCCGGGACTCGGCCATCTACAGCGATGACAACGACAAGCGGTCCGGGGAGTATGACCTGCACCTGCGACGACCCAGCAGtcctcctccgcctccaccTCTCGGGCCACGTCCTGCTCCGGAAATCGCCCCAAAGCCGCCCAAGGATTTTGTCAGCCAACAGTCCCGTCCCGGAGTCATCGTCTGCCAGTCGGCCTCCAGGAGCTGGGTGCTCCAGCAGATCGAGAACTTTAACAAGTAG